In one Heteronotia binoei isolate CCM8104 ecotype False Entrance Well chromosome 1, APGP_CSIRO_Hbin_v1, whole genome shotgun sequence genomic region, the following are encoded:
- the SOCS5 gene encoding suppressor of cytokine signaling 5 → MGKVGKMWNSFKYRCQNLFNPESGNRNENVDVNSNSSSVKDKSVFVPDTTEQQPSSPLRDVSLQLSLNPSRNSSRKNQNCATEIPQIVEISIEKENDLGVATGTRLARRDSYSRHAPWGGKKKHSCSTKTQSSLENDKRFGRSRLQRRERRYGVSSVHDTDSVSSRTIGSRSLRQRLQDTVGLCFPVRTYSKQSKPLFSNKRKIHLSELMLEKCPFPAGSDLAQKWHLIKQHTAPVSPHSALFDAFDPSVASTEDEEDRLRERRRLSIEEGVDPPPNAQIHTFEATAQVNPLYKLGPKLAPGMSELTGDCNSTSQGSCDLEEDTTTLCLQSRRQKQRQMSGDSHSHISRQGAWKVHTQIDYIHCLVPDLLQITGNPCYWGVMDRYEAEALLEGKPEGTFLLRDSAQEDYLFSVSFRRYNRSLHARIEQWNHNFSFDAHDPCVFHSSTVTGLLEHYKDPSSCMFFEPLLTVSLNRTFPFSLQYICRAVICRYATYDGIDCLPLPAMLQDFLKEYHYKQKVRVRWLEREPIKTK, encoded by the coding sequence ATGGGGAAAGTGGGGAAGATGTGGAACAGCTTCAAATATCGATGCCAGAATCTCTTTAATCCTGAAAGTGGAAACCGAAATGAAAACGTAGATGTGAACTCCAATAGTTCATCAGTTAAAGATAAAAGTGTATTTGTACCTGATACCACTGAGCAGCAGCCAAGCAGCCCTTTAAGAGATGTCTCTTTACAACTGAGTTTAAATCCTTCAAGAAATTCTTCAAGAAAAAATCAAAACTGCGCCACTGAAATTCCACAGATTGTGGAAATAAGCATTGAGAAAGAAAATGATTTGGGTGTTGCCACCGGAACTAGACTTGCACGGAGGGACTCTTACTCACGGCATGCACCGTGGGGTGGGAAAAAGAAGCATTCCTGCTCTACAAAAACACAGAGTTCTTTGGAGAATGATAAAAGGTTTGGCCGTTCACGCTtgcaaaggagggagaggagatatGGTGTAAGCTCAGTTCATGACACAGATAGTGTCTCAAGCAGGACCATAGGGAGCCGTTCTTTACGGCAGAGACTGCAGGATACTGTTGGCTTATGTTTCCCTGTTAGAACTTACAGCAAACAATCCAAACCTCTCTTTTCTAATAAAAGAAAGATCCATCTTTCTGAACTAATGCTAGAAAAATGCCCtttccctgctggatcagatctggCTCAAAAATGGCATCTAATTAAGCAGCATACAGCCCCAGTGAGCCCACATTCAGCTCTTTTTGATGCATTTGATCCTTCTGTGGCTTCCacagaagacgaagaagataGGCTTAGAGAGAGACGGAGGCTCAGTATTGAGGAAGGGGTTGATCCTCCTCCTAATGCTCAGATACATACTTTTGAAGCTACTGCACAAGTTAACCCATTATATAAACTGGGGCCGAAGCTGGCCCCTGGCATGTCTGAGCTAACTGGAGACTGTAATTCGACATCACAGGGAAGTTGTGATCTAGAGGAAGACACCACAACCCTCTGCTTGCAGTCACGCAGACAAAAGCAACGGCAGATGTCTGGAGACAGCCATAGCCACATCAGCAGACAAGGAGCTTGGAAAGTACATACTCAGATTGATTACATACACTGCCTTGTGCCAGACTTACTGCAAATTACTGGTAATCCATGTTATTGGGGTGTAATGGACCGCTATGAAGCTGAAGCACTTCTGGAAGGAAAACCTGAAGGCACTTTTTTGCTCAGGGACTCTGCTCAAGAAGACTACCTCTTCTCTGTGAGCTTCCGCCGTTACAACCGGTCTCTACATGCCCGCATTGAGCAATGGAACCACAACTTCAGTTTTGATGCTCACGATCCTTGTGTGTTTCACTCCTCCACTGTTACTGGACTCCTGGAACACTACAAAGACCCTAGCTCTTGCATGTTTTTTGAACCATTGCTTACTGTTTCTCTAAACAGGACTTTCCCTTTTAGTCTGCAGTATATCTGCCGGGCAGTAATCTGCAGGTACGCTACATACGATGGGATTGATTGTCTCCCTTTGCCAGCAATGTTACAAGACTTCCTAAAGGAATATCACTATAAGCAAAAAGTTCGAGTGCGATGGTTGGAGCGGGAACCAATTAAGACAAAATGA